A single region of the bacterium genome encodes:
- the sufC gene encoding Fe-S cluster assembly ATPase SufC, producing the protein MLEIKNLKAGIDKKEILKGLSLTVNPGEVHAIMGPNGSGKSTLAGVLAGKPDYTIKSGTVLYKGEDLTLLSPEERAWKGIFLGFQYPVEIPGVNNLYFLKAAFNAIRKNKGESEMDAMDFLKYAKEKMKVVELNESFLSRPVNQGFSGGEKKRNEIFQMAVLDPTLAILDETDSGLDIDALKVVAQGVNSLKAADRAIVLITHYQRLLDYIVPDYVHVLSGGQIIKSGTKELALELEAKGYGWL; encoded by the coding sequence ATACTAGAAATTAAAAATTTAAAAGCAGGCATTGATAAAAAGGAAATTTTAAAAGGCTTAAGCTTAACTGTGAATCCAGGCGAAGTACATGCCATCATGGGCCCTAATGGCTCTGGTAAAAGTACCCTAGCCGGTGTTTTAGCAGGCAAACCCGACTACACCATCAAAAGTGGTACTGTGTTATACAAAGGCGAAGACTTAACTCTTTTATCCCCTGAGGAAAGAGCCTGGAAAGGTATCTTTTTAGGTTTTCAATATCCTGTAGAAATTCCCGGGGTTAATAATTTGTATTTTTTAAAAGCTGCTTTTAACGCCATCCGCAAAAACAAGGGCGAATCCGAAATGGATGCGATGGATTTTTTAAAATACGCCAAAGAGAAAATGAAAGTTGTGGAGTTAAACGAAAGCTTTCTCTCACGCCCTGTTAATCAAGGATTCTCCGGTGGCGAAAAGAAGAGAAATGAAATTTTTCAAATGGCGGTTTTAGACCCTACTCTTGCTATTTTGGACGAAACCGATTCGGGCTTAGATATCGATGCCCTTAAAGTTGTGGCTCAGGGTGTAAACAGCCTTAAAGCAGCTGATCGCGCCATTGTTCTCATCACGCATTATCAACGCCTGCTCGATTACATTGTGCCCGACTATGTGCATGTGCTCTCGGGCGGCCAAATTATTAAATCGGGAACCAAAGAACTGGCCTTAGAGCTAGAAGCCAAGGGGTACGGATGGCTTTAA
- the sufD gene encoding Fe-S cluster assembly protein SufD — protein sequence MALSIQPNNGKEYALEFSKVEDAPVIVTLEPTSDENFTAVLTLKTAPNACGTVLIHYPQNEKSFNNLNLNIALDPSSHLTVGLVQNQNDTSQASSTIIAEQNRNSTLNLFTLSFGSKKHNLDINAKLKEEGAVCHLSGLYLGNDDKSLTHNVKVDHLTSRTESHLFFKGIMDGHSKGVFTGRAVIHPKAAKCVAHQINKNLLLSKDAAISPKPDLEIYNDDVVASHGATVGQLDKNSLFYLRSRGLDEKTAINILTYAFAHDVLDKIENKELRDTTHKLLNQKLPIGSMLEAGNV from the coding sequence ATGGCTTTAAGCATACAACCTAATAATGGCAAAGAGTATGCCTTGGAATTTTCCAAAGTAGAAGATGCGCCTGTGATTGTGACGCTTGAACCCACGAGCGACGAAAATTTTACCGCCGTTTTAACACTTAAAACCGCGCCCAACGCCTGCGGCACAGTACTTATTCATTATCCCCAAAACGAAAAATCATTTAATAATTTAAATCTGAATATTGCATTAGACCCCTCTTCTCATTTAACCGTGGGCTTAGTTCAAAATCAAAACGATACTTCGCAAGCTTCCTCCACCATTATTGCCGAACAAAATAGGAATTCGACATTAAATCTCTTTACTCTCTCGTTTGGTTCCAAAAAGCATAATCTGGATATTAACGCCAAACTCAAAGAAGAAGGCGCTGTGTGCCATTTAAGTGGCTTGTATTTGGGAAATGACGATAAAAGTTTAACCCACAATGTTAAAGTGGATCATTTAACCAGCCGCACCGAAAGCCATCTCTTTTTTAAGGGGATTATGGATGGCCATTCTAAGGGCGTTTTTACAGGACGTGCGGTCATTCACCCCAAAGCCGCCAAATGCGTAGCGCATCAAATTAATAAAAATCTCTTACTCTCAAAAGATGCGGCGATTAGCCCCAAACCCGATTTGGAAATTTATAATGACGATGTAGTAGCAAGTCACGGCGCTACAGTGGGACAGCTGGATAAAAATTCTTTGTTTTATCTGCGCTCGCGTGGCCTGGATGAGAAAACAGCCATCAATATTTTAACCTATGCGTTTGCTCACGATGTTTTGGATAAGATCGAAAATAAAGAACTGCGTGATACCACCCACAAGCTCTTAAACCAAAAACTGCCAATCGGCAGTATGCTGGAGGCCGGCAATGTTTAA